A part of Pseudoliparis swirei isolate HS2019 ecotype Mariana Trench chromosome 8, NWPU_hadal_v1, whole genome shotgun sequence genomic DNA contains:
- the LOC130198403 gene encoding leucine rich adaptor protein 1-like, with translation MAEDILNDSFLDLREVENKVGRKTPESLLIWMRDSADCEDGWRSDVVDRADRSSAFSGSFSDRISSLKQEMRSLRSADVKILRQLLAVHEGIEAMRWLMEEPEASVSHSSSSTGSLSSLVAVEEHGLSVSPCRERLTQDLTENSGDEASDHQPHAHDDELNHKSYFDMRIPEFTEERPPSPSIFKLEVSHSTHGSRGPSSSGPANCLGRAKSQKSQPQDSDVAPSRFIKDDVGTIRRALLRSSRSRRNMNDIFSLTKHSEEIQTKHQHNTMEEEENPPNRDTTLLGYNAPWCWVESQDDHTYL, from the exons ATGGCAGAGGACATCCTCAACGATTCCTTCCTAGATCTGAGAGAAGTGGAAAATAAGGTTGGCAGGAAAACCCCAGAAAGTCTTCTGATTTGGATGAGGGACTCTGCGGACTGCGAAGATGGCTGGAGGTCTGATGTGGTGGACAGGGCAGACCGCAGCTCTGCCTTCAGCGGTAGCTTCTCTGACAGAATAAGCAGCTTGAAACAAGAGATG AGGTCGCTGCGATCTGCCGATGTGAAGATCCTGCGCCAGCTGCTGGCCGTTCACGAGGGTATTGAGGCCATGAGGTGGCTGATGGAGGAGCCGGAGGCCTCAGTcagccacagcagcagctcGACGGGCAGCCTGAGCAGCCTGGTGGCTGTGGAGGAGCACGGGCTCTCGGTGTCCCCCTGCAG AGAAAGACTAACTCAAGATTTGACTGAAAACTCTGGCGATGAAGCATCAGATCACCAACCACACGCTCATGATGATGAACTAAACCACAAGAGCTACTTTGACATGCGGATCCCGGAGTTTACTGAGGAAAGACCTCCTAGTCCTTCCATCTTTAAGTTGGAAGTCAGTCATTCCACACATGGCAGCCGTGGTCCGTCATCATCTGGTCCTGCCAACTGTTTGGGCCGTGCCAAATCACAAAAGTCCCAACCACAGGACTCTGATGTAGCTCCGTCACGATTCATCAAAGACGATGTTGGCACCATCAGGAGAGCTCTCCTCAGATCTAGCAGGTCAAGAAGAAACATGAATGATATCTTTTCCCTCACTAAACATTCAGAAGAGATACAGACGAAGCACCAGCACAATACgatggaagaggaagaaaatccGCCTAATAGAGACACGACCTTGCTGGGCTATAATGCTCCGTGGTGCTGGGTGGAGTCACAGGACGATCATACGTATCTATAA
- the LOC130198038 gene encoding phospholipid phosphatase 3-like isoform X2: MQRCLIYEKTMAAETRNGGSSLNNTGKDHSRRKLLVGVDLFCLFLVLLVAVLFHKCPFPPYQRGFFCSDDGIGLTHKGSTVSTTALTATGVTLPVVSIIIGESYRIYFLNEGSKSFVGNPYISALYKQVGVFVFGCAISQSFTDIAKVSVGRMRPHFLDVCKPDFSTINCSLGYITDYQCQGPESKVQEARKSFFSGHASFSMYTMLYLVFYLQSRFTWPGARLLRPLTQFTLVMMSFYTGLSRVSDHKHHPTDVLAGFVQGALVAYCIVFFVSDLFKFKGRRSTLSPAPVKKDLVPQADIRERSNHLTMA, from the exons atgcaacgcTGTTTGATATATGAGAAAACTATGGCAGCGGAGACGAGGAACGGCGGGAGTTCACTGAACAACACCGGCAAAGACCACAGCCGGAGGAAGCTGCTGGTCGGAGTGGACCTCTTCTGCCTGTTCCTCG TGTTGCTTGTTGCCGTGCTTTTCCACAAATGTCCCTTCCCGCCTTACCAGAGAGGATTCTTCTGCAGTGACGACGGCATCGGGCTGACCCATAAGGGCAGCACGGTGTCCACCACCGCGCTCACTGCCACGGGCGTCACTCTGCCTGTGGTCTCA ATCATCATTGGGGAGAGCTACAGGATCTACTTTCTGAACGAGGGATCCAAGTCCTTTGTGGGGAACCCCTACATATCTGCGCTATACAAGCAAGTGGGCGTGTTCGTCTTCGGCTGCGCCATCAGCCAGTCCTTCACTGACATTGCCAAAGTGTCAGTGGGTCGCATGCGCCCTCACTTCCTGGACGTGTGCAAGCCAGACTTCTCCACCATCAACTGCTCCCTGGGCTACATCACCGACTACCAGTGTCAGGGGCCCGAGAGCAAAGTGCAGGAGGCCAG GAAATCCTTCTTCTCTGGACATGCGTCATTCTCCATGTACACCATGCTCTACCTGGTG TTTTACCTGCAGTCTCGCTTCACTTGGCCCGGAGCTCGCCTGCTGCGCCCGCTGACCCAGTTCACCCTCGTCATGATGTCGTTCTACACGGGCCTGTCCCGCGTCTCTGACCACAAGCACCACCCCACTGATGTGCTGGCGGGTTTTGTGCAAGGAGCCCTGGTGGCCTACTGCATA GTATTCTTTGTGTCTGATTTGTTCAAGTTCAAAGGTAGACGTTCTACCCTTTCGCCGGCCCCAGTGAAGAAAGATCTTGTTCCTCAGGCCGACATCAGAGAGCGGAGCAACCATCTCACCATGGCATAG
- the LOC130198038 gene encoding phospholipid phosphatase 3-like isoform X1, with the protein MQRCLIYEKTMAAETRNGGSSLNNTGKDHSRRKLLVGVDLFCLFLAGLPFLVIETSAVQPYHRGFYCDDESIMYPAKHGDTISDGVLSAAGILITILSIIIGESYRIYFLNEGSKSFVGNPYISALYKQVGVFVFGCAISQSFTDIAKVSVGRMRPHFLDVCKPDFSTINCSLGYITDYQCQGPESKVQEARKSFFSGHASFSMYTMLYLVFYLQSRFTWPGARLLRPLTQFTLVMMSFYTGLSRVSDHKHHPTDVLAGFVQGALVAYCIVFFVSDLFKFKGRRSTLSPAPVKKDLVPQADIRERSNHLTMA; encoded by the exons atgcaacgcTGTTTGATATATGAGAAAACTATGGCAGCGGAGACGAGGAACGGCGGGAGTTCACTGAACAACACCGGCAAAGACCACAGCCGGAGGAAGCTGCTGGTCGGAGTGGACCTCTTCTGCCTGTTCCTCG CCGGGCTGCCTTTCTTGGTCATTGAGACCAGTGCTGTTCAGCCTTACCATAGAGGGTTTTACTGCGATGATGAGTCCATCATGTACCCGGCCAAACATGGAGACACCATTAGCGACGGTGTGCTTAGCGCTGCTGGCATTCTAATCACCATCCTCTCT ATCATCATTGGGGAGAGCTACAGGATCTACTTTCTGAACGAGGGATCCAAGTCCTTTGTGGGGAACCCCTACATATCTGCGCTATACAAGCAAGTGGGCGTGTTCGTCTTCGGCTGCGCCATCAGCCAGTCCTTCACTGACATTGCCAAAGTGTCAGTGGGTCGCATGCGCCCTCACTTCCTGGACGTGTGCAAGCCAGACTTCTCCACCATCAACTGCTCCCTGGGCTACATCACCGACTACCAGTGTCAGGGGCCCGAGAGCAAAGTGCAGGAGGCCAG GAAATCCTTCTTCTCTGGACATGCGTCATTCTCCATGTACACCATGCTCTACCTGGTG TTTTACCTGCAGTCTCGCTTCACTTGGCCCGGAGCTCGCCTGCTGCGCCCGCTGACCCAGTTCACCCTCGTCATGATGTCGTTCTACACGGGCCTGTCCCGCGTCTCTGACCACAAGCACCACCCCACTGATGTGCTGGCGGGTTTTGTGCAAGGAGCCCTGGTGGCCTACTGCATA GTATTCTTTGTGTCTGATTTGTTCAAGTTCAAAGGTAGACGTTCTACCCTTTCGCCGGCCCCAGTGAAGAAAGATCTTGTTCCTCAGGCCGACATCAGAGAGCGGAGCAACCATCTCACCATGGCATAG
- the c8a gene encoding complement component C8 alpha chain encodes METFINLLLTLCTLLLSVNSISMVNVYRSPWTTADYSWAGMRRARAVSRPMPINCKLGTWSSWTPCNSCTDQQSRFRYIEKPSQFSGTGCIGPLWEKMACPSATTPCLETDYCGESFTCKETGRCISQSLRCNGEPDCDDFSDEEGCEDATNRDDKCSTLLRIPGAERGTQGYNVLTGDFTDQVLDPNYFGGKCEYVYNGEWRKFIYDAFCENLHYNEDEKNYRKPHNYHTYHFVAQATSEGSHEYFEDMVSLLKARKTMSSSKGGVSVGIYYVELGLSGSEESKFLNNITQHKSQNLGFIRLWSKVQTAHFKMRSNKLMLHDDFYISLMDLPEQYDFGMYSRFLSTFGTHYVTEGTMGGTLEYVVVVNKTAMAESKIEGEQAGRCFGASIGLSYPISSNVKAELKVGVNPCIKKGGFHQSKDSDSAVIEDIVTLVKGGVTHSSSGLLVIRNPDTYRNWGASLKYNPTLIEYETVPIYELVRLSTAADHVGARLANLERAWDEYQLHYDSCRCAPCRHNGIPVLTGTSCRCICKLAYSGDACEETLRRDTKTDGSWSCWGTWSFCASTRRTRTRTCDNPTPAGGGTTCLGSTSQTQRC; translated from the exons ATGGAGACGTTTATTAATTTACTTCTGACTTTATGCACACTGCTTCTGTCTGTGAACAGTATATCAATGGTGAATGTATACAGGAGCCCATGGACAACTGCTGATTACAG TTGGGCTGGGATGAGGAGGGCCAGAGCTGTAAGCAGACCGATGCCCATCAACTGTAAGCTGGGGACCTGGTCATCTTGGACACCTTGCAACTCCTGCACAGACCAACAA AGTCGTTTCCGATACATCGAGAAGCCCTCCCAGTTTAGCGGCACCGGGTGCATTGGGCCGCTGTGGGAGAAGATGGCGTGTCCATCAGCAACGACTCCGTGTCTGGAGACGGATTACTGTGGAGAGAGCTTCACCTGCAAAGAAACAG GGCGCTGCATTAGCCAGTCCCTTCGCTGTAATGGAGAGCCAGACTGTGATGATTTTTCTGACGAAGAGGGCTGTGAAGACGCCACCAACAGAGATGACAAGTGTTCCACCTTACTGCGAATCCCCGGTGCTGAACGTGGCACCCAGGG CTACAATGTCTTGACTGGAGACTTTACGGATCAAGTGCTTGACCCAAATTATTTTGGAGGAAAGTGTGAATATGTCTATAATGGTGAATGGAGGAAATTCATCTATGACGCGTTCTGTGAGAACCTGCACTACAATGAAGATGAGAAGAACTACAGGAAACCGCACAACTACCATACCTACCATTTTGTG GCTCAAGCTACATCAGAGGGCTCACATGAATACTTTGAAGATATGGTGAGCCTGCTGAAAGCCAGGAAAACGATGAGTTCTTCCAAAGGCGGTGTCTCAGTGGGGATCTATTATGTGGAACTGGGACTGAGTGGGAGTGAAGAATCAAAGTTTCTCAACAACATAACGCAACATAAAAGCCAG AACTTAGGGTTCATCAGGCTTTGGTCCAAAGTGCAAACAGCCCACTTCAAAATGAGAAGTAACAAGTTGATGCTTCATGATGATTTCTACATTTCACTCATGGATCTGCCAGAGCAGTATGATTTTGGGATGTATTCCCGCTTCCTCAGCACATTTGGCACCCACTATGTCACAGAGGGAACAATGGGAGGAACCCTTGAATATGTTGTGGTTGTCAACAAAACAGCTATGGCAGAATCAA AGATTGAGGGTGAACAAGCTGGTCGATGCTTTGGTGCTTCTATTGGTTTGAGCTATCCCATCTCCAGCAATGTAAAAGCAGAGCTCAAAGTGGGCGTGAACCCGTGCATTAAAAAAGGAGGTTTTCATCAAT CCAAGGACTCTGATTCAGCTGTGATTGAGGACATTGTTACTCTCGTGAAGGGGGGagtcacacacagcagcagtggCCTGTTGGTTATCAGGAACCCTGACACCTACAGGAACTGGGGAGCGTCCCTCAAATACAACCCGACACTCATCGAATATGAG ACCGTGCCAATTTATGAGCTAGTGCGCCTCAGCACAGCCGCTGACCATGTAGGTGCAAGACTGGCCAACTTGGAGAGGGCCTGGGATGAGTATCAGCTGCACTACGACTCCTGTCGCTGCGCTCCCTGCAGGCACAACGGCATACCTGTCCTAACGGGGACTTCCTGTAGATGCATCTGTAAATTAGCCTACTCTGGAGATGCCTGTGAAGAGACTCTCAGAAGAG
- the si:ch211-188c16.1 gene encoding uncharacterized protein si:ch211-188c16.1 gives MEEGPSHFKALRARFQEEALLAPSKTSRPPVSEKPKYLLPPGGHSSSVVSSINIAGENETPVFPRVIFNDGLRASGGKRPISFPPQPQQASPPSQSANGHSTTRQSLKDRHMPLVLPFLVKEQKMELPAKKEHKLDPEPGKEVPPHTKIKKKGLLLPFKSAKASKVSSENGEEPTYADLTNRPSSAPGTLLSVEKQMTENGVSFQSDQSTAEVPLHSHNILITSPLADASVDSNNKFISTLEKAKKKFSRRQMLISVKTKSLPSPDCVSRDEGFPLPQKNIVEPKLPRPAPVCVLPMACLSARPFCKVNLSAHRSVLDKQFSWDKSLPSVRTREPHSSSAPRKRRPLPDLRLLGPLPSKPHRPPSVDLSCYLSPTVNEVSPGFSQTPSEEPEAEHPSVSHSGLDNLEFPDFDFLEMETAEGEAVDIGALELEIFDLVSADLPVRDDCSLIGFEEPQPDLLVCDPFDPLMRTSIQDLNLGSQNIIALDPASFPEPIHCSAFPELAVAEQWSQSEEVITDPLSSTQADETDLGDAESHAAAQETDNVGPAYLNDGIQSHPSVSQQNGYYEACDNIYEDVENINKLILGHSSREQRGSLKNPYADNNCMEEASLHIWPQNPWGSVSGEHAHWAQHHVHSRERQSPPNADLKEQRKREKHRLEKEKKEQKEREKKEHEMKKKFKVTGEEEAMYHAKVMVGSKVRKNDLQVKSGDTVSIIRTTSCPKGKWLARDANHKYGYISVMNVELNIKEMLELGKKAQAAGRGGNLEGDTVSIGSRSSNHPVLTSSFTDDSEEWACDDETLSPSSESHSGPHQTASLPEMSCGYVSAQHTLSDANLEDLHTQTRHEALQKLAIFFQQRKDTFDDTPSSGRETPTNVEPSNFLCGVEEPPYPEQEVDFAELEFLPPPPLYADTF, from the exons ATGGAAGAG GGACCGAGCCACTTCAAAGCTCTGAGGGCCAGGTTTCAGGAAGAGGCTCTCTTGGCCCCATCCAAAACCAGTCGACCACCTGTTTCAGAGAAACCGAAATACCTCCTTCCTCCTGGAGGTCACAGCAGCTCTGTGGTCAGCAGTATTAATATTGCTGGTGAAAACGAGACACCAGTGTTTCCCCGGGTCATCTTCAACGATGGGCTGCGGGCATCTGGTGGTAAGCGACCAATTTCCTTTCCACCACAACCTCAGCAGGCCTCCCCTCCATCTCAGTCGGCTAATGGACACAGCACAACAAGGCAGTCCCTCAAAGACAGACACATGCCTCTGGTGCTTCCTTTCCTTGTTAAAGAGCAGAAGATGGAGCTGCCGGCCAAAAAGGAGCACAAACTGGATCCAGAACCAGGGAAAGAAGTGCCGCCACACACTAAAATCAAGAAGAAAGGTTTGCTGCTTCCTTTCAAGTCTGCCAAAGCATCAAAGGTCAGTTCAGAAAATGGAGAGGAGCCTACGTATGCTGATTTGACCAACAGACCTTCAAGTGCTCCCGGGACCTTACTCTCAGTGGAAAAACAAATGACAGAAAATGGGGTTTCATTTCAAAGTGACCAATCTACTGCTGAGGTCCCCCTCCACAGCCATAACATCCTAATCACCTCTCCTCTTGCAGATGCAAGTGTCGATTCCAACAACAAATTTATTAGCACCTTGGAGAAAGCCAAGAAGAAGTTTTCACGCAGGCAAATGTTGATCTCTGTCAAAACTAAGAGCTTGCCGTCTCCTGACTGCGTCTCAAGAGACGAGGGCTTCCCTTTGCCGCAAAAGAACATTGTTGAACCCAAGCTCCCCAGACCCGCACCAGTCTGTGTGCTCCCCATGGCTTGTCTATCGGCCCGGCCTTTCTGCAAAGTAAACCTCTCTGCACACA GGTCTGTGCTGGATAAGCAGTTTAGCTGGGATAAATCTCTTCCCTCTGTCCGGACTCGTGAACCTCATTCATCCTCTGCTCCTCGAAAGAGGCGCCCTCTACCTGACTTGAGGTTACTGGGACCATTGCCATCAAAGCCCCACAGACCTCCATCAGTCGATCTCAGCTGTTACCTCTCACCCACAGTTAATG AGGTGTCACCGGGATTTAGCCAAACACCAAGCGAAGAGCCAGAGGCTGAGCACCCATCCGTCTCCCACTCTGGACTAGACAATCTGGAGTTTCCAGACTTTGATTTTTTAGAGATGGAAACGGCAGAGGGAGAAGCTGTTGACATTGGTGCACTAGAACTGGAGATCTTTGACTTAGTCAGCGCTGACCTTCCTGTACGAGATGACTGCAGCCTCATCGGTTTCGAGGAGCCACAACCTGACTTATTGGTGTGTGATCCTTTCGACCCCCTTATGAGAACCAGCATCCAAGATCTGAACCTTGGCAGTCAAAACATAATAGCGCTCGATCCAGCCAGCTTTCCTGAACCAATCCACTGCTCGGCGTTCCCAGAGCTTGCTGTAGCAGAGCAATGGTCTCAGAGTGAGGAGGTGATCACAGATCCTCTCTCTAGCACTCAAGCTGATGAGACTGATCTGGGAGATGCTGAGTCTCACGCTGCTGCACAGGAAACGGACAATGTTGGTCCTGCATATTTGAATGATGGGATTCAATCACATCCAAG TGTATCTCAACAGAACGGTTACTACGAAGCGTGTGACAATATATATGAGGATGTGGAAAATATCAACAAATTAATCTTGGGCCATTCCTCGCGTGAGCAAAGAGGGAGTCTGAAGA ATCCATATGCTGACAACAACTGtatg GAGGAGGCGTCTCTTCACATATGGCCACAGAATCCGTG GGGCAGTGTGTCAGGAGAACACGCTCATTGGGCCCAACATCACGTCCACAG TAGAGAACGCCAAAGCCCACCTAATGCTGACCTTaaagagcagaggaagagggaaaagCACCGgctggagaaggagaaaaaagagcaaaaagAAAGGGAGAAGAAGGAACATGAAATGAAAAAGAAGTTCAAA GTGACTGGCGAAGAGGAGGCCATGTACCACGCCAAGGTGATGGTGGGTAGCAAGGTTCGCAAGAATGACCTGCAAGTGAAGAGCGGGGACACGGTCAGCATCATTCGCACCACCAGCTGCCCCAAAGGCAAATGGTTGGCCCGAGACGCCAACCATAAGT ACGGTTACATTTCAGTGATGAACGTAGAACTAAATATCAAAGAGATGCTGGAACTTGGCAAGAAGGCCCAAGCAGCCGGACGAGGAGGCAACCTGGAGGGAGATACCGTCAGCATTGGGAGCAG ATCCTCGAACCACCCTGTACTAACGAGCAGCT TCACAGATGACAGTGAAGAGTGGGCCTGTGACGATGAGACCCTCTCGCCCTCCAGCGAGAGCCA TAGCGGTCCCCATCAGACGGCCTCACTGCCCGAGATGT CGTGTGGTTATGTCAGCGCCCAGCACACTCTGAGCGATGCCAACCTGGAAGACCTACACACGCA GACCAGACACGAGGCCCTGCAGAAACTCGCCATCTTCTTTCAACAGCGCAAAGATACATTTGATGACACCCCTAGTAGTGGCAGAGAAACTCCTACAAA TGTGGAGCCATCAA ACTTCTTGTGTGGTGTGGAGGAGCCGCCGTACCC TGAACAGGAGGTTGACTTCGCTGAGCTGGAATTCCTGCCACCCCCGCCGCTATATGCCGACACCTTCTGA